From Apis cerana isolate GH-2021 linkage group LG10, AcerK_1.0, whole genome shotgun sequence, one genomic window encodes:
- the LOC107993001 gene encoding gamma-tubulin complex component 5 isoform X3, with amino-acid sequence MGTKILNDIHNDIKQLITAITSYEENEEGFQICERFCMTNIKHHRYLSVDSNSTKEAIKALIKKFSIHGKYDVAKKFEELVDTFVLSFNFEQHPQYDLQWHLLTLLLELANETYKSDLETLKLTRGECTFNITGENESEITEEIDWIEYLKEGQENFFNDYKSDTDSEWSNDTEDNVDIHSNFEVPINITDSNKAICIPSVEKELNKLSLALNEELNSKNWLLLNVQNSWWNELEWRKYPVKSNFFDAHFCEIWYKASGRNFYTLGTLSEYVVCRELLWMFYTPSQMVVFQQNEETKEFFIRPNISIPSLTIVAFNSILLPFCKYFSMIYDIEQFGIRLYSKQDDFCKKPPLTYETYNAILRQHLIQFKNEIINIEKTLMKQDSNFTFLSLSSILKKNLYNIKILYEVHKKSISNWILHPNWKCASKLLSSLYFEIQNSHNREKTNICISLYLASFTVYLNIIDTWLSEGRFEDWREEFIIARLSNSAISENSTQYETFSLRSLDNICLMDPIMQFLIKKVRYIGQSIELLVSLDRITDIWKINIKENELKKSLVDEFYIKLETEISKYSTNEQEKEEIFSSQQEEVTKNKYDEDVERNITKQLTEFNNPFLLKAFEDYLPPELLKRNNSDDINIPKIQNIKIETNIFKRLEKVSNYILPFRKILENILADILISRYNGASKLVKNIMSEEYKLELHLMLMRSVYMMEAGHIMNKFYQRLFHEIENNQMWNNSYFLSCILEEILSQWWSDLSSRWSITVSNIHTNQVLIAVDNITLHYAIGWPINIVLNEETFIKYNEIFRFQLKLKWALWTLNNLRFSDLEGTKLMCKRNKLEQFHIRRIESLRFCLLHAITSVHTYLSGQVLQNLSLMLEKSLTQAESLDTIISVHNEYLNKVHEHCLLTAEYEDLMATITNLIEMCNHIRARWNYKKLTFASEELDVLENSYNKYHTYLALALHNAVQNKDANYLTGLSSAFNCSMSCI; translated from the exons atgggtacaaaaatattaaatgatattcataatgacataaaacaattaataacagCAATTACATCTTATgag gaaAATGAAGAAGGATTTCAAATTTGTGAACGTTTTTGTAtgacaaatattaaacatcATCGATATCTATCTGTTGACAGCAATAGTACAAAAGAAGCTATTAAAgctttaattaagaaattttctattcatgGAAAATATGATGTAGCAAAAAAATTTGAGGAACTTGTTGATACATTTgtattaagttttaattttgaacagCATCCACAATATGATTTACAATGGCATCTATTAACTTTACTATTGGAATTAGCtaatgaaacatataaatctgatttagaaactttaaaattaacacgTGGAGAATGTACTTTCAATATAACAGGTGAAAATGAAAGTGAAATTACAGAGGAAATTGATtggattgaatatttaaaagagggacaagaaaattttttcaatgattataaaaGTGATACAGAtagt GAATGGTCTAATGATACAGAAGACAATGTAGATATACACTCAAATTTTGAAGTACCTATAAATATTACAGATTCAAATAAAGCAATATGCATACCATctgttgaaaaagaattaaataaattatctttagcTTTGAATGAAGAACTTAACTCTAAAAATTGGCTGTTGTTAAATGTTCAAAATAGTTGGTGGAATGAATTAGAATGGAGAAAATATCCAGTTAAGAGCAATTTTTTTGATGCtcatttttgtgaaatttg gtATAAAGCAAGtgggagaaatttttatacattaggAACCCTTAGTGAATATGTAGTATGTAGAGAATTGTTATGGATGTTTTATACTCCATCACAAATGGTAGTGTTTCAACAAAatgaagaaacaaaagaattttttattcgtcctaatatatcaattcctAGTTTAACTATT gtTGCATTTAATAGTATTCTTTTACCATTTTGTaagtatttttcaatgatatatgatatagaaCAATTTGGAATTAGATTGTATTCAAAACAGgatgatttttgtaaaaaaccACCTTTAACATATGAGACATATAATGCTATTTTGAGACaacatttaatacaatttaaaaatgaaataattaatatagaaaaaactcTTATGAAACaag AtagtaattttacatttttgtctttatcatcaattttaaaaaaaaatttatataatataaaaattttatatgaagttcataaaaaatctatatctaaTTGGATACTTCATCCAAATTGGAAGTGTGcatctaaattattatcatctttgtattttgaaatacaaaattcaCACAATCGagaaaaaactaatatttgtattagtttatatttagCTAGTTTTactgtttatttaaatataatcgatacaTGGTTAAGTGAAGGTCGATTTGAAGATTGGAGAGAAGAGTTTATAATTGCAAG gTTATCAAATAGTgcaatttcagaaaatagCACACAAtatgaaacattttctttaagatctttggataatatatgtttaatggatccaattatgcaatttttaataaaaaaagtacgaTATATAGGACAAAGTATTGAATTATTAGTATCTTTGGATCGAATTACAGatatatggaaaattaatataaaagaaaatg aattaaaaaaatcattggttgatgaattttatattaaattagaaacagaaatttctaaatatagtaCAAATGaacaagaaaaggaagaaatattttcatctcaaCAAGAAGaagttacaaaaaataaatatgatgaagatgttgaaagaaatattacaaaacaattaactgaatttaataatccatttttattaaaagcttTTGAAGATTATCTTCCtcctgaattattaaaaagaaataattctgatgatattaatattcccaaaattcaaaatatcaaaatagaaaCTAATATCTTCAAAAg acttgaaaaagtatcaaattatatattaccattcagaaaaatattagaaaatattttagcagatatattaatttcgagaTATAATGGTGCTAGCAAATTagtcaaaaatattatgtctgaagaatataaattagaattacatTTAATGTTAATGAGATCTGTTTATATGATGGAAGCAGGCCATATtatgaacaaattttatcaaagattGTTTCATgag attgaaaataatcaaatgtGGAATAATTCATACTTTTTATCATGCATATTGGAAGAAATTCTTTCTCAATGGTGGTCAGATTTAAGTTCACGTTGGTCTATTACAGTTTCTAACATTCATACAAATCAAGTATTAATAGCTGttgataatataacattacatTATGCAATAGGCTGGCCGATTAATATCGTATTAAATgaagaaacttttataaaatataacgaaatatttagatttcaaTTGAAGTTAAAATGGGCTTTATGGAcgctaaataatttaagatttagtg atttagaaGGTACAAAATTAATGTGTAAGAGGAATAAATTGGAACAGTTTCATATAAGGCGCATTGAAAGTTTACGATTCTGCTTGTTACATGCAATTACTTCAGTACATACTTATTTATCTGGTCaagtattacaaaatttaagtcTTATGTTAGAAAAATCTTTAACACAAGCTGAAAGTTTAGATACAATTATATCag ttcataatgaatatttaaacaaagttCATGAGCATTGTTTATTAACTGCTGAATATGAAGATTTAATGGCAACAATAactaat ttaATTGAAATGTGTAATCATATTAGAGCACGatggaattataaaaagttaacaTTTGCTAGTGAAGAATTAGATGTATTAGAAAACAgttataacaaatatcataCATATCTTGCTTTAGCCTTACATAATGCAGTTCAGAATAAGGATGCAAATTATT TGACTGGTTTAAGCTCTGCATTTAACTGCAGTATGTCatgtatttaa
- the LOC107993001 gene encoding gamma-tubulin complex component 5 isoform X1, with protein MGTKILNDIHNDIKQLITAITSYEENEEGFQICERFCMTNIKHHRYLSVDSNSTKEAIKALIKKFSIHGKYDVAKKFEELVDTFVLSFNFEQHPQYDLQWHLLTLLLELANETYKSDLETLKLTRGECTFNITGENESEITEEIDWIEYLKEGQENFFNDYKSDTDSEWSNDTEDNVDIHSNFEVPINITDSNKAICIPSVEKELNKLSLALNEELNSKNWLLLNVQNSWWNELEWRKYPVKSNFFDAHFCEIWYKASGRNFYTLGTLSEYVVCRELLWMFYTPSQMVVFQQNEETKEFFIRPNISIPSLTIVAFNSILLPFCKYFSMIYDIEQFGIRLYSKQDDFCKKPPLTYETYNAILRQHLIQFKNEIINIEKTLMKQDSNFTFLSLSSILKKNLYNIKILYEVHKKSISNWILHPNWKCASKLLSSLYFEIQNSHNREKTNICISLYLASFTVYLNIIDTWLSEGRFEDWREEFIIARLSNSAISENSTQYETFSLRSLDNICLMDPIMQFLIKKVRYIGQSIELLVSLDRITDIWKINIKENELKKSLVDEFYIKLETEISKYSTNEQEKEEIFSSQQEEVTKNKYDEDVERNITKQLTEFNNPFLLKAFEDYLPPELLKRNNSDDINIPKIQNIKIETNIFKRLEKVSNYILPFRKILENILADILISRYNGASKLVKNIMSEEYKLELHLMLMRSVYMMEAGHIMNKFYQRLFHEIENNQMWNNSYFLSCILEEILSQWWSDLSSRWSITVSNIHTNQVLIAVDNITLHYAIGWPINIVLNEETFIKYNEIFRFQLKLKWALWTLNNLRFSDLEGTKLMCKRNKLEQFHIRRIESLRFCLLHAITSVHTYLSGQVLQNLSLMLEKSLTQAESLDTIISVHNEYLNKVHEHCLLTAEYEDLMATITNLIEMCNHIRARWNYKKLTFASEELDVLENSYNKYHTYLALALHNAVQNKDANYYELMLQYQINTKDIYIENNVTMYPLNNLSRSLLIEIAYQYLPPSGLPIPIPKIIHKLDWYSSSLNSEKSLPNDIILNEYEQTFSYIRWYQLEESVVTINLSPYILHREMQDFINDEKSEINY; from the exons atgggtacaaaaatattaaatgatattcataatgacataaaacaattaataacagCAATTACATCTTATgag gaaAATGAAGAAGGATTTCAAATTTGTGAACGTTTTTGTAtgacaaatattaaacatcATCGATATCTATCTGTTGACAGCAATAGTACAAAAGAAGCTATTAAAgctttaattaagaaattttctattcatgGAAAATATGATGTAGCAAAAAAATTTGAGGAACTTGTTGATACATTTgtattaagttttaattttgaacagCATCCACAATATGATTTACAATGGCATCTATTAACTTTACTATTGGAATTAGCtaatgaaacatataaatctgatttagaaactttaaaattaacacgTGGAGAATGTACTTTCAATATAACAGGTGAAAATGAAAGTGAAATTACAGAGGAAATTGATtggattgaatatttaaaagagggacaagaaaattttttcaatgattataaaaGTGATACAGAtagt GAATGGTCTAATGATACAGAAGACAATGTAGATATACACTCAAATTTTGAAGTACCTATAAATATTACAGATTCAAATAAAGCAATATGCATACCATctgttgaaaaagaattaaataaattatctttagcTTTGAATGAAGAACTTAACTCTAAAAATTGGCTGTTGTTAAATGTTCAAAATAGTTGGTGGAATGAATTAGAATGGAGAAAATATCCAGTTAAGAGCAATTTTTTTGATGCtcatttttgtgaaatttg gtATAAAGCAAGtgggagaaatttttatacattaggAACCCTTAGTGAATATGTAGTATGTAGAGAATTGTTATGGATGTTTTATACTCCATCACAAATGGTAGTGTTTCAACAAAatgaagaaacaaaagaattttttattcgtcctaatatatcaattcctAGTTTAACTATT gtTGCATTTAATAGTATTCTTTTACCATTTTGTaagtatttttcaatgatatatgatatagaaCAATTTGGAATTAGATTGTATTCAAAACAGgatgatttttgtaaaaaaccACCTTTAACATATGAGACATATAATGCTATTTTGAGACaacatttaatacaatttaaaaatgaaataattaatatagaaaaaactcTTATGAAACaag AtagtaattttacatttttgtctttatcatcaattttaaaaaaaaatttatataatataaaaattttatatgaagttcataaaaaatctatatctaaTTGGATACTTCATCCAAATTGGAAGTGTGcatctaaattattatcatctttgtattttgaaatacaaaattcaCACAATCGagaaaaaactaatatttgtattagtttatatttagCTAGTTTTactgtttatttaaatataatcgatacaTGGTTAAGTGAAGGTCGATTTGAAGATTGGAGAGAAGAGTTTATAATTGCAAG gTTATCAAATAGTgcaatttcagaaaatagCACACAAtatgaaacattttctttaagatctttggataatatatgtttaatggatccaattatgcaatttttaataaaaaaagtacgaTATATAGGACAAAGTATTGAATTATTAGTATCTTTGGATCGAATTACAGatatatggaaaattaatataaaagaaaatg aattaaaaaaatcattggttgatgaattttatattaaattagaaacagaaatttctaaatatagtaCAAATGaacaagaaaaggaagaaatattttcatctcaaCAAGAAGaagttacaaaaaataaatatgatgaagatgttgaaagaaatattacaaaacaattaactgaatttaataatccatttttattaaaagcttTTGAAGATTATCTTCCtcctgaattattaaaaagaaataattctgatgatattaatattcccaaaattcaaaatatcaaaatagaaaCTAATATCTTCAAAAg acttgaaaaagtatcaaattatatattaccattcagaaaaatattagaaaatattttagcagatatattaatttcgagaTATAATGGTGCTAGCAAATTagtcaaaaatattatgtctgaagaatataaattagaattacatTTAATGTTAATGAGATCTGTTTATATGATGGAAGCAGGCCATATtatgaacaaattttatcaaagattGTTTCATgag attgaaaataatcaaatgtGGAATAATTCATACTTTTTATCATGCATATTGGAAGAAATTCTTTCTCAATGGTGGTCAGATTTAAGTTCACGTTGGTCTATTACAGTTTCTAACATTCATACAAATCAAGTATTAATAGCTGttgataatataacattacatTATGCAATAGGCTGGCCGATTAATATCGTATTAAATgaagaaacttttataaaatataacgaaatatttagatttcaaTTGAAGTTAAAATGGGCTTTATGGAcgctaaataatttaagatttagtg atttagaaGGTACAAAATTAATGTGTAAGAGGAATAAATTGGAACAGTTTCATATAAGGCGCATTGAAAGTTTACGATTCTGCTTGTTACATGCAATTACTTCAGTACATACTTATTTATCTGGTCaagtattacaaaatttaagtcTTATGTTAGAAAAATCTTTAACACAAGCTGAAAGTTTAGATACAATTATATCag ttcataatgaatatttaaacaaagttCATGAGCATTGTTTATTAACTGCTGAATATGAAGATTTAATGGCAACAATAactaat ttaATTGAAATGTGTAATCATATTAGAGCACGatggaattataaaaagttaacaTTTGCTAGTGAAGAATTAGATGTATTAGAAAACAgttataacaaatatcataCATATCTTGCTTTAGCCTTACATAATGCAGTTCAGAATAAGGATGCAAATTATT ACGAATTGATGCtgcaatatcaaattaatacaaaagatATTTACATAGAAAATAATGTTACCATGTATCCATTGAATAATCTCAGTCGTAGTTTGTTAATTGAAATAGCTTATCAATACTTACCACCATCAGGTTTGCCTATTCCTATTCCAAAGATTATACACAAATTAGATTGGTATAGCAGCAG tttaaattctgaaaaatcttTACCAAATGACATTATTCTAAATGAATATGAACaaacattttcatatatacgATGGTATCAATTAGAAGAAAGTGTTGTTACAATCAATTTATCTCCATATATATTACATCGTGAAAtgcaagattttattaatgatgaaaaatcagaaataaattattaa
- the LOC107993001 gene encoding gamma-tubulin complex component 5 isoform X2: MGTKILNDIHNDIKQLITAITSYEENEEGFQICERFCMTNIKHHRYLSVDSNSTKEAIKALIKKFSIHGKYDVAKKFEELVDTFVLSFNFEQHPQYDLQWHLLTLLLELANETYKSDLETLKLTRGECTFNITGENESEITEEIDWIEYLKEGQENFFNDYKSDTDSEWSNDTEDNVDIHSNFEVPINITDSNKAICIPSVEKELNKLSLALNEELNSKNWLLLNVQNSWWNELEWRKYPVKSNFFDAHFCEIWYKASGRNFYTLGTLSEYVVCRELLWMFYTPSQMVVFQQNEETKEFFIRPNISIPSLTIVAFNSILLPFCKYFSMIYDIEQFGIRLYSKQDDFCKKPPLTYETYNAILRQHLIQFKNEIINIEKTLMKQDSNFTFLSLSSILKKNLYNIKILYEVHKKSISNWILHPNWKCASKLLSSLYFEIQNSHNREKTNICISLYLASFTVYLNIIDTWLSEGRFEDWREEFIIASAISENSTQYETFSLRSLDNICLMDPIMQFLIKKVRYIGQSIELLVSLDRITDIWKINIKENELKKSLVDEFYIKLETEISKYSTNEQEKEEIFSSQQEEVTKNKYDEDVERNITKQLTEFNNPFLLKAFEDYLPPELLKRNNSDDINIPKIQNIKIETNIFKRLEKVSNYILPFRKILENILADILISRYNGASKLVKNIMSEEYKLELHLMLMRSVYMMEAGHIMNKFYQRLFHEIENNQMWNNSYFLSCILEEILSQWWSDLSSRWSITVSNIHTNQVLIAVDNITLHYAIGWPINIVLNEETFIKYNEIFRFQLKLKWALWTLNNLRFSDLEGTKLMCKRNKLEQFHIRRIESLRFCLLHAITSVHTYLSGQVLQNLSLMLEKSLTQAESLDTIISVHNEYLNKVHEHCLLTAEYEDLMATITNLIEMCNHIRARWNYKKLTFASEELDVLENSYNKYHTYLALALHNAVQNKDANYYELMLQYQINTKDIYIENNVTMYPLNNLSRSLLIEIAYQYLPPSGLPIPIPKIIHKLDWYSSSLNSEKSLPNDIILNEYEQTFSYIRWYQLEESVVTINLSPYILHREMQDFINDEKSEINY; this comes from the exons atgggtacaaaaatattaaatgatattcataatgacataaaacaattaataacagCAATTACATCTTATgag gaaAATGAAGAAGGATTTCAAATTTGTGAACGTTTTTGTAtgacaaatattaaacatcATCGATATCTATCTGTTGACAGCAATAGTACAAAAGAAGCTATTAAAgctttaattaagaaattttctattcatgGAAAATATGATGTAGCAAAAAAATTTGAGGAACTTGTTGATACATTTgtattaagttttaattttgaacagCATCCACAATATGATTTACAATGGCATCTATTAACTTTACTATTGGAATTAGCtaatgaaacatataaatctgatttagaaactttaaaattaacacgTGGAGAATGTACTTTCAATATAACAGGTGAAAATGAAAGTGAAATTACAGAGGAAATTGATtggattgaatatttaaaagagggacaagaaaattttttcaatgattataaaaGTGATACAGAtagt GAATGGTCTAATGATACAGAAGACAATGTAGATATACACTCAAATTTTGAAGTACCTATAAATATTACAGATTCAAATAAAGCAATATGCATACCATctgttgaaaaagaattaaataaattatctttagcTTTGAATGAAGAACTTAACTCTAAAAATTGGCTGTTGTTAAATGTTCAAAATAGTTGGTGGAATGAATTAGAATGGAGAAAATATCCAGTTAAGAGCAATTTTTTTGATGCtcatttttgtgaaatttg gtATAAAGCAAGtgggagaaatttttatacattaggAACCCTTAGTGAATATGTAGTATGTAGAGAATTGTTATGGATGTTTTATACTCCATCACAAATGGTAGTGTTTCAACAAAatgaagaaacaaaagaattttttattcgtcctaatatatcaattcctAGTTTAACTATT gtTGCATTTAATAGTATTCTTTTACCATTTTGTaagtatttttcaatgatatatgatatagaaCAATTTGGAATTAGATTGTATTCAAAACAGgatgatttttgtaaaaaaccACCTTTAACATATGAGACATATAATGCTATTTTGAGACaacatttaatacaatttaaaaatgaaataattaatatagaaaaaactcTTATGAAACaag AtagtaattttacatttttgtctttatcatcaattttaaaaaaaaatttatataatataaaaattttatatgaagttcataaaaaatctatatctaaTTGGATACTTCATCCAAATTGGAAGTGTGcatctaaattattatcatctttgtattttgaaatacaaaattcaCACAATCGagaaaaaactaatatttgtattagtttatatttagCTAGTTTTactgtttatttaaatataatcgatacaTGGTTAAGTGAAGGTCGATTTGAAGATTGGAGAGAAGAGTTTATAATTGCAAG TgcaatttcagaaaatagCACACAAtatgaaacattttctttaagatctttggataatatatgtttaatggatccaattatgcaatttttaataaaaaaagtacgaTATATAGGACAAAGTATTGAATTATTAGTATCTTTGGATCGAATTACAGatatatggaaaattaatataaaagaaaatg aattaaaaaaatcattggttgatgaattttatattaaattagaaacagaaatttctaaatatagtaCAAATGaacaagaaaaggaagaaatattttcatctcaaCAAGAAGaagttacaaaaaataaatatgatgaagatgttgaaagaaatattacaaaacaattaactgaatttaataatccatttttattaaaagcttTTGAAGATTATCTTCCtcctgaattattaaaaagaaataattctgatgatattaatattcccaaaattcaaaatatcaaaatagaaaCTAATATCTTCAAAAg acttgaaaaagtatcaaattatatattaccattcagaaaaatattagaaaatattttagcagatatattaatttcgagaTATAATGGTGCTAGCAAATTagtcaaaaatattatgtctgaagaatataaattagaattacatTTAATGTTAATGAGATCTGTTTATATGATGGAAGCAGGCCATATtatgaacaaattttatcaaagattGTTTCATgag attgaaaataatcaaatgtGGAATAATTCATACTTTTTATCATGCATATTGGAAGAAATTCTTTCTCAATGGTGGTCAGATTTAAGTTCACGTTGGTCTATTACAGTTTCTAACATTCATACAAATCAAGTATTAATAGCTGttgataatataacattacatTATGCAATAGGCTGGCCGATTAATATCGTATTAAATgaagaaacttttataaaatataacgaaatatttagatttcaaTTGAAGTTAAAATGGGCTTTATGGAcgctaaataatttaagatttagtg atttagaaGGTACAAAATTAATGTGTAAGAGGAATAAATTGGAACAGTTTCATATAAGGCGCATTGAAAGTTTACGATTCTGCTTGTTACATGCAATTACTTCAGTACATACTTATTTATCTGGTCaagtattacaaaatttaagtcTTATGTTAGAAAAATCTTTAACACAAGCTGAAAGTTTAGATACAATTATATCag ttcataatgaatatttaaacaaagttCATGAGCATTGTTTATTAACTGCTGAATATGAAGATTTAATGGCAACAATAactaat ttaATTGAAATGTGTAATCATATTAGAGCACGatggaattataaaaagttaacaTTTGCTAGTGAAGAATTAGATGTATTAGAAAACAgttataacaaatatcataCATATCTTGCTTTAGCCTTACATAATGCAGTTCAGAATAAGGATGCAAATTATT ACGAATTGATGCtgcaatatcaaattaatacaaaagatATTTACATAGAAAATAATGTTACCATGTATCCATTGAATAATCTCAGTCGTAGTTTGTTAATTGAAATAGCTTATCAATACTTACCACCATCAGGTTTGCCTATTCCTATTCCAAAGATTATACACAAATTAGATTGGTATAGCAGCAG tttaaattctgaaaaatcttTACCAAATGACATTATTCTAAATGAATATGAACaaacattttcatatatacgATGGTATCAATTAGAAGAAAGTGTTGTTACAATCAATTTATCTCCATATATATTACATCGTGAAAtgcaagattttattaatgatgaaaaatcagaaataaattattaa